The Geothrix sp. genome has a window encoding:
- a CDS encoding alpha-mannosidase, with the protein MRLLRTAALTGLGLALAAAPPDLSKERTLYVMNYSHLDTQWRWSYPLVVREMLRNTLYDNFALMEQHPEYVFNWSGAGRYQMFQEYFPGEYARLKGYVAKGQWFPAGSAWEESDVNVPSSESLIRQLLLGHTFFKREFGTESSEYMLPDCFGFPASLPSILAHCGLKGFSTQKLTWGSANGVPFNVGRWEGPDGRSIIAALNPGSYDAHLTTPLTGEAWVKRLDANGVSSGLKVDYLYNGNGDEGSAPFDDSLRTLWQGLAAKGPVRVIAGRADLMFEAITESQKAKLPGYKGDLLLTQHSAGSLTSAAFMKQMNRQDELLADAAEKASVAADLLQASPYPATTLEKAWGLMLRNQFHDILPGTSLPKAYEYSWNDGLLAARAFEGTLGDAVGAVARGLDTRVEGVPIVVYNALGIARKDLVEALLPRELEAESQVTAVDAAGAALPTQMTTGPDGRRRVLFQAHVPSLGFAVYGLRPGKAPAAGELKVQGRMAENARYRVKLNGAGDIESVFDKQLKRELLSAPARLAFQSEKPQRWPAWNMDWADRQKPPRAHVSGPAAIRVSEDGPVRVALEVVRESEGSRFVQTIRLAAGAAGDRVEISNLVDWKTPEASLKATFPLAAAHAKATYNLDLGTIERGNNDPKKYEVPTHGWMDLTDAQAGYGVTLLTGAKYGTDKPDDHTLRLTLLYTPGVGKDYREQRWQDWGRHSFTYGLAGHSGGWQGAPWLALRQDQPLAAFAVPKHAGSLGRSFSLLRTSTPDVAIQALKRSEDGTAIVVRLQELRGSQTEIDLRAAGPIRSAKELDGLERSLAELPLQKGTLKLAFTPYQLRTIGLQVEAPARLTPPSAQPLPLRFDAAVFSTNANRMEGGAMEPYASYPSEMMGEAVEAGGIRFQIGPRGDGQKNALTCAGQTLTLPEGTTRAHLLVAATNEDVKAAFMAGDRAELVEVPRWTGYVGSWDNRVFKGEVDEKTYSINNDLERIAPAFLKAGRPVWWASHHHAKGQDDVYAYCYLFAIAVDIPAGARTLTLPKDSRVKVFAVTATTQDNADIRPLQPLFPDLARDAAFKTRFDKP; encoded by the coding sequence ATGCGCCTTCTCCGCACCGCCGCCCTCACCGGCCTGGGCCTCGCGCTCGCGGCCGCGCCTCCGGATCTGTCGAAGGAGCGGACCCTCTATGTGATGAACTACTCCCACCTGGACACCCAGTGGCGCTGGTCCTACCCGCTGGTGGTCCGGGAGATGCTGCGGAACACGCTGTACGACAACTTCGCGCTGATGGAGCAGCACCCGGAGTATGTCTTCAATTGGAGCGGCGCGGGCCGCTACCAGATGTTCCAGGAGTATTTTCCGGGCGAGTACGCAAGGTTGAAGGGATATGTGGCCAAAGGCCAGTGGTTCCCCGCGGGCTCCGCCTGGGAGGAATCGGATGTGAATGTGCCGTCCTCGGAGTCCCTGATCCGCCAGCTGCTGCTGGGCCACACCTTCTTCAAGCGGGAATTCGGCACCGAAAGCTCCGAGTACATGCTGCCCGACTGTTTCGGCTTTCCCGCCTCCCTGCCGTCCATCCTGGCCCACTGCGGCCTGAAGGGCTTCTCCACCCAGAAGCTCACCTGGGGGTCGGCCAACGGCGTGCCCTTCAATGTGGGTCGCTGGGAAGGCCCCGACGGCCGCTCGATCATCGCGGCCCTGAACCCGGGGAGCTACGACGCGCACCTCACCACGCCCCTCACGGGGGAGGCCTGGGTGAAGCGGCTGGATGCCAACGGCGTCAGCAGTGGCCTGAAGGTGGACTACCTCTACAACGGCAACGGGGACGAAGGGAGCGCGCCCTTCGACGACTCGCTGCGGACCCTGTGGCAGGGCCTCGCGGCCAAGGGGCCGGTGAGGGTGATCGCCGGGAGGGCCGACCTGATGTTCGAGGCCATTACGGAAAGTCAGAAGGCCAAGCTGCCGGGCTACAAGGGGGACCTCCTGCTCACCCAGCACTCCGCGGGCTCTCTCACCTCGGCCGCCTTCATGAAGCAGATGAACCGGCAGGACGAGCTGCTGGCGGATGCGGCCGAAAAAGCCTCGGTGGCCGCCGACCTGCTCCAGGCCAGCCCCTATCCGGCCACGACCCTTGAGAAAGCCTGGGGCCTCATGCTGAGGAACCAGTTCCACGACATCCTGCCGGGCACCAGCCTGCCCAAGGCCTATGAGTATTCCTGGAACGATGGTCTCCTCGCCGCCAGGGCCTTCGAAGGCACGCTGGGGGACGCCGTGGGCGCCGTGGCCCGGGGCCTGGACACGCGCGTGGAGGGCGTGCCGATCGTGGTCTACAACGCCCTGGGCATCGCCCGGAAGGACCTGGTGGAGGCCCTGCTTCCCCGTGAACTCGAAGCCGAATCCCAGGTCACAGCGGTGGATGCCGCGGGCGCGGCCCTTCCCACCCAGATGACGACGGGGCCCGATGGCCGCCGCCGGGTGCTGTTCCAGGCCCATGTGCCCAGCCTGGGCTTCGCGGTGTACGGCCTGCGGCCGGGCAAGGCCCCCGCGGCCGGCGAGCTGAAGGTGCAAGGGCGCATGGCGGAGAATGCCCGCTACCGCGTGAAGCTCAACGGGGCCGGGGACATCGAGAGCGTATTCGACAAGCAGCTCAAGCGCGAGCTCTTGTCCGCACCCGCCCGGCTGGCCTTTCAGTCTGAGAAACCGCAGCGCTGGCCGGCCTGGAACATGGATTGGGCCGACCGCCAGAAACCTCCCCGCGCCCATGTGTCCGGTCCGGCCGCCATCCGTGTGAGCGAGGACGGGCCTGTCCGCGTCGCCTTGGAGGTCGTCCGGGAAAGCGAGGGCTCGCGCTTCGTCCAGACCATCCGGCTCGCCGCCGGGGCCGCCGGGGACCGCGTGGAGATTTCAAACCTCGTGGACTGGAAGACGCCGGAGGCCAGCCTGAAGGCCACCTTCCCCCTGGCCGCCGCCCATGCGAAGGCCACCTACAACCTGGACCTGGGCACCATCGAGCGGGGCAACAACGACCCGAAGAAGTACGAAGTGCCCACCCACGGTTGGATGGACCTCACGGACGCCCAGGCCGGGTACGGCGTGACCCTGCTGACGGGAGCCAAATACGGCACCGACAAGCCCGATGACCACACCCTGCGGCTGACGCTGCTCTACACGCCCGGCGTCGGCAAGGATTACCGCGAACAACGCTGGCAGGACTGGGGTCGCCACAGCTTCACCTACGGTCTGGCAGGCCATTCCGGGGGCTGGCAGGGCGCGCCCTGGCTCGCCCTGCGCCAGGATCAGCCCTTGGCCGCCTTCGCCGTCCCCAAACATGCGGGCTCGCTCGGCCGCAGCTTCAGCCTTCTGCGCACATCCACGCCGGATGTGGCCATTCAGGCACTCAAGCGGTCGGAGGATGGAACGGCCATCGTGGTCCGCCTTCAGGAGCTCCGGGGTTCACAGACTGAAATCGATCTCAGGGCCGCGGGTCCGATCCGCAGCGCGAAGGAACTGGATGGCCTCGAGCGATCCTTGGCTGAGCTGCCGTTGCAAAAGGGGACCCTGAAGCTGGCTTTCACGCCCTACCAGCTGCGGACGATCGGCTTGCAGGTGGAGGCTCCCGCCCGTCTGACCCCGCCATCGGCACAGCCCCTGCCGCTCCGGTTCGATGCGGCGGTCTTCAGCACCAACGCGAACCGCATGGAGGGCGGGGCCATGGAGCCCTATGCAAGCTACCCCTCCGAAATGATGGGCGAGGCGGTGGAGGCCGGCGGCATCCGCTTCCAGATCGGCCCCCGCGGTGACGGCCAGAAGAATGCGCTCACCTGTGCAGGCCAGACCTTGACTCTTCCCGAGGGAACCACGCGAGCGCACCTGCTGGTGGCCGCGACCAACGAGGATGTGAAGGCCGCTTTCATGGCCGGGGACCGGGCCGAGTTGGTGGAGGTCCCACGCTGGACCGGCTATGTGGGTTCCTGGGACAACCGCGTGTTCAAGGGCGAGGTTGATGAGAAAACCTACTCGATCAACAACGATCTGGAGCGCATCGCGCCGGCTTTCCTGAAGGCCGGCCGCCCGGTCTGGTGGGCCTCCCATCACCACGCCAAGGGCCAGGATGATGTCTATGCCTATTGCTACCTGTTCGCCATCGCCGTGGACATCCCGGCCGGAGCCAGGACCCTGACCCTCCCCAAGGATTCGCGGGTGAAGGTCTTTGCGGTCACGGCCACGACGCAGGACAACGCCGACATTCGTCCGCTGCAGCCCCTGTTCCCGGATCTCGCCAGGGATGCCGCCTTTAAGACCCGTTTCGACAAACCTTGA
- a CDS encoding PTS fructose transporter subunit IIB, whose amino-acid sequence MKILAITACPTGIAHTYMAAEQLERTGKQLGHNIKVETQGAMGIENRLTEADVEGADAVILASDLPVQGRERFAGIARILEVPVQLAIKNPAEIFARL is encoded by the coding sequence ATGAAGATTCTCGCCATCACGGCTTGTCCCACCGGCATCGCCCACACCTATATGGCCGCCGAGCAGCTGGAACGCACAGGCAAGCAGTTGGGCCACAACATCAAGGTGGAAACCCAGGGTGCCATGGGCATTGAGAACCGGCTGACCGAGGCGGATGTGGAGGGTGCCGATGCTGTCATCCTGGCCTCGGATCTGCCCGTGCAGGGCCGGGAGCGCTTCGCCGGCATCGCCCGGATCCTCGAGGTTCCCGTGCAGCTGGCCATCAAGAACCCGGCCGAGATCTTCGCGCGTCTCTAG
- a CDS encoding AraC family transcriptional regulator, producing MPESHATVWRIPSTHLDEAWGLYVSAVASGEDQPGLPSGRWRLRWVVRGAAILVAPGRRRQRVEAGDVVLSSASSGGNLVPDPDQTCRIHQVDFGGAWMERWEEAGFFGVLPRVIRAGFDESLLGLLVKLMELAKAPGPDSGRLMAGVLGNLLARLECANRTGSEVSRKQGLIQDAYRLLGDPERSRMGLETFAGDLGVSYSWFRRSFRNHTGLTPQRYRLLQQLDRACQLLSDTSLPVGTISEHLGFSSQAYFARRFRKETGFSPTVWRRQQLGEGARAEATIRDAP from the coding sequence GTGCCCGAATCCCATGCCACCGTCTGGAGAATCCCCTCGACCCACCTGGACGAGGCCTGGGGGCTCTATGTGAGCGCCGTCGCCTCGGGAGAGGATCAGCCGGGACTGCCCTCGGGGCGTTGGCGCCTGAGATGGGTCGTGCGGGGCGCCGCCATCCTGGTGGCGCCGGGTCGCCGGCGCCAGCGGGTCGAAGCCGGGGATGTCGTCCTTTCCTCGGCCTCCAGCGGGGGAAACCTGGTGCCCGATCCCGACCAGACTTGCCGCATCCACCAGGTGGATTTTGGTGGCGCCTGGATGGAGCGTTGGGAGGAGGCGGGCTTCTTCGGCGTACTTCCCCGGGTGATCCGGGCGGGCTTCGATGAAAGCCTCTTGGGCCTTCTGGTGAAGCTGATGGAATTGGCCAAGGCTCCTGGGCCGGATTCAGGGCGTCTGATGGCTGGGGTGCTCGGGAACCTGCTCGCCCGCCTGGAATGCGCCAACCGCACCGGCAGTGAAGTCAGCCGAAAGCAGGGCCTCATCCAGGACGCCTATCGGCTTCTTGGGGATCCGGAGCGGAGCCGGATGGGACTGGAGACCTTCGCCGGAGACCTGGGCGTCAGCTACTCGTGGTTCCGCAGAAGTTTTCGCAACCACACGGGCCTGACCCCCCAGCGCTATCGCCTTCTGCAGCAACTCGACAGGGCCTGCCAGTTGCTCAGCGATACGAGCCTCCCCGTGGGCACCATCTCCGAGCACCTCGGCTTCAGTTCCCAGGCCTATTTCGCCCGCAGGTTCCGCAAGGAGACGGGGTTCTCCCCCACGGTCTGGAGGCGGCAGCAATTGGGCGAGGGAGCGCGGGCCGAGGCCACGATCCGGGATGCGCCTTGA
- a CDS encoding fructose-specific PTS transporter subunit EIIC has product MHASLQRLKTYLLCGVSHVIPFVACGGILIAVAIAFAPMRPGTGPDFSQAPVLKVIMDIGLAAFSLVVPVLAGYIAFGMADRPGLVPGFVGGFISNAVGAGFLGGLAAGLLAGGVVLLLRRLPVHRLLRPIMPILVIPVLSSLVVGLVMYGLLGAPIKGLMAWLAQALQNLGSGNQVLLGLVLGAMIAFDMGGPVNKAAFFFGVAMIREGHVGVMGACAAAICIPPLGLGLATLLAPGRWTDSERESGLAALAMGAIGITEGAIPFAAADPVRVIPTIMGGSALGAVIAMLGSVGDHAPHGGLIVLPVVDHRLWYLAAIAIGTLAVAVAINLLRAPARSAQPSAEAP; this is encoded by the coding sequence ATGCATGCGAGCCTTCAGCGCCTGAAGACCTACCTGCTCTGCGGCGTCTCCCATGTCATCCCCTTCGTGGCCTGCGGCGGCATCCTCATCGCCGTGGCCATCGCCTTCGCGCCCATGCGACCCGGCACCGGCCCGGACTTCAGCCAGGCCCCGGTCCTGAAGGTGATCATGGACATCGGCCTGGCCGCGTTCTCCCTGGTGGTCCCCGTGCTGGCGGGCTACATCGCCTTTGGCATGGCCGACCGTCCGGGCCTGGTACCCGGCTTCGTGGGTGGCTTCATCTCCAATGCGGTGGGGGCCGGATTCCTGGGAGGGCTCGCGGCGGGACTCCTGGCGGGCGGCGTGGTGCTGCTGTTGAGGCGGCTGCCGGTACATCGGCTGCTGCGGCCCATCATGCCCATCCTGGTGATCCCCGTGCTGTCCTCTCTGGTGGTGGGCCTGGTCATGTATGGCCTGCTGGGGGCGCCCATCAAGGGACTCATGGCCTGGCTGGCCCAGGCGCTCCAGAACCTGGGCAGCGGCAACCAGGTGCTCCTCGGCCTGGTGCTGGGCGCCATGATCGCCTTCGACATGGGTGGACCCGTGAACAAGGCGGCCTTCTTTTTCGGGGTGGCCATGATCCGGGAGGGCCATGTGGGCGTCATGGGCGCCTGTGCCGCCGCCATCTGCATCCCCCCCCTGGGCCTGGGCCTGGCGACGCTCCTGGCGCCTGGGCGCTGGACGGACAGCGAGCGTGAATCGGGTCTCGCGGCCCTGGCCATGGGCGCCATCGGCATCACGGAAGGGGCCATTCCCTTCGCCGCCGCCGACCCCGTCCGCGTGATCCCCACCATCATGGGCGGTTCCGCCCTGGGCGCCGTCATCGCCATGCTGGGCAGCGTGGGCGATCACGCGCCCCACGGAGGATTGATCGTCCTGCCCGTGGTGGACCACCGACTCTGGTACCTCGCCGCGATCGCCATCGGCACCTTGGCCGTTGCCGTGGCCATCAACCTCCTGCGGGCCCCCGCCCGCTCCGCCCAGCCTTCCGCGGAGGCCCCATGA
- a CDS encoding NAD(P)-dependent alcohol dehydrogenase, whose amino-acid sequence MPLNALGYAAQSATADLAPFHFERRDPRPDDVVIDILYCGVCHSDLHTARNDWGWTTYPIVPGHEIIGRVREVGAQVTRFKVGDAVGVGCMVDSCRHCKPCEKGEEQYCKEGSTFTYGGQDRHDHTTTQGGYSDQIVVSDRFVLKVPDGLDLKGAAPLLCAGITTWSPLRHWKVGPGSQVAVVGLGGLGHMGLKLAKALGAEVTLFTRSKGKEADARRLGADHIVLSTDPAQMAAVADRFDLIVDTVPYIHDLNPYLPTLATSGTLVLVGYLGGLERLLNTTPMVLGRKSVAGSLIGGTKETQELLDFCGEHGIVSDVEVIRVQEINAAYERLLKGDVKYRFVLDLASLKA is encoded by the coding sequence ATGCCCTTGAACGCCCTTGGCTACGCCGCGCAGTCCGCCACCGCGGATCTGGCCCCCTTCCACTTCGAGCGGCGCGACCCACGCCCCGACGATGTGGTGATCGACATCCTCTACTGCGGCGTCTGCCACTCGGACCTGCACACCGCCCGGAACGACTGGGGCTGGACCACCTACCCCATCGTCCCCGGCCACGAGATCATCGGCCGCGTCCGCGAGGTGGGCGCCCAGGTGACCCGCTTCAAGGTCGGCGATGCCGTGGGCGTGGGTTGCATGGTGGATTCCTGCCGTCACTGCAAGCCCTGCGAGAAGGGCGAGGAGCAGTACTGCAAGGAAGGCTCCACCTTCACCTATGGCGGCCAGGATCGCCACGACCACACCACGACCCAGGGCGGCTACTCGGACCAGATCGTGGTGTCGGACCGCTTCGTGCTGAAGGTTCCCGATGGCCTGGACTTGAAGGGCGCCGCGCCCCTGCTCTGCGCGGGCATCACCACCTGGTCGCCCCTGCGGCACTGGAAGGTGGGCCCGGGCAGCCAGGTGGCCGTGGTGGGTCTCGGCGGCCTGGGCCACATGGGCCTGAAGCTGGCCAAGGCCCTGGGCGCCGAGGTGACGCTCTTCACCCGCTCCAAGGGCAAGGAGGCCGATGCCCGCCGCCTGGGCGCGGACCACATCGTGCTCTCCACGGATCCCGCCCAGATGGCCGCCGTTGCAGATCGCTTCGACCTGATCGTCGATACGGTTCCCTACATTCACGACCTGAACCCCTACCTCCCCACCCTCGCCACAAGCGGCACCCTGGTGCTGGTGGGTTACCTGGGCGGCCTGGAGCGCCTGTTGAACACCACGCCCATGGTGCTGGGCCGGAAGTCCGTGGCCGGCTCCCTCATCGGCGGCACCAAGGAGACCCAGGAGCTGCTGGATTTCTGTGGCGAGCACGGCATCGTCTCCGACGTGGAAGTGATCCGCGTGCAGGAGATCAACGCCGCCTACGAACGCCTGCTGAAGGGCGATGTGAAGTACCGCTTCGTGCTCGACCTGGCCTCCCTGAAAGCCTGA
- a CDS encoding Rrf2 family transcriptional regulator: MEGACSNYTPWGTSLNSSMYGAGAEYALHSLLTLATQPEPVSVRDLATYQKIPERFLAKIFTRLKKADLVKSIEGISGGFSLARPAGEIRVMEVLAAVDPDRTLFACAEIRSQCALFDATAPEWATAGTCRIHAFMLDAERVLQEFLASKTLADLACEFKRKAPKAFTRETGTWFQQRKNTRVRRHPRNPNG; the protein is encoded by the coding sequence ATGGAGGGCGCTTGTTCAAACTACACCCCATGGGGTACTAGTTTGAACTCGTCCATGTATGGGGCCGGCGCCGAATACGCTCTGCATTCGCTGCTCACGCTGGCGACTCAGCCGGAGCCCGTCAGCGTGCGGGATCTTGCCACCTATCAAAAAATCCCCGAACGGTTCCTTGCCAAGATCTTCACCCGCCTGAAAAAAGCGGATCTCGTGAAAAGCATTGAGGGCATCTCAGGGGGCTTTTCGCTCGCCCGGCCAGCTGGAGAGATCCGGGTGATGGAGGTGCTGGCGGCGGTGGATCCGGACCGGACCTTGTTCGCCTGTGCCGAGATCCGCAGCCAGTGCGCCCTCTTTGATGCCACAGCCCCCGAATGGGCCACCGCGGGGACCTGCCGGATTCATGCCTTCATGCTCGACGCCGAGCGCGTCCTGCAGGAGTTCCTCGCCTCGAAAACGCTGGCGGATCTGGCTTGCGAATTCAAACGCAAGGCCCCGAAGGCCTTCACCCGGGAAACGGGAACCTGGTTCCAGCAACGCAAGAACACCCGGGTTCGACGACATCCCCGCAACCCGAACGGTTGA
- the ptsP gene encoding phosphoenolpyruvate--protein phosphotransferase, with the protein MDYAFDFPLAGGLHAWPAAALRERSAAHSARLEFLNERTGRTASLDSVLGLLATDTRKGDPCRIRVETGDEAEAHRDLVAFLQGPFLSCDRSAVPGARTSSVVPRLVERAGGRWWAGVGVSEGVGTGQLVRLTVAAPRPAQGLLGEAPVEVERKALQLALETVGDRLKEEIRHAAHPAQRSVLEVHLALLGDPTWRDGIEAALLEGLTAAGAVEAATRSAEGPLARSEHAAIRERALDLQDVADRLIRELCGEDPEASRLRLTAPSVLVADRLAPSRLLALDLELLRGLVLAEGGGTSHTAILARSFGIPCVTALVPEALEGRRLLVDGLRGLVIAEPTPEVEAYYRVEAEGQRQRMGQQRGRPAAWVGARTQDGHEVRVLGNISTAEETSRALGAGADGIGLFRTEMLFLHRPAPPGEDEQVQAYGRVLREAAGRPVTLRLLDVGGDKPLAYLPLLPEMNPFLGRRGVRWYAEQVDLVRTQLRAALRAAAHGPLRLMIPMVAEVEELRWVRALMEEVRASLVAEGVNLPEVPLGIMVEVPAAALNLEALGREADFLSVGTNDLVQYLFAADRGDAGVAKACHEWHPATLRLLAHIAQGARAAGKPVSICGEMASRPKLLPLLLGLGFDDLSVAPSAVAAIRHALAPLDLEACLDLTRRALRAATATEVEGLLDEALRPGVAPPLLDPDLVVLEAACGTKEEAIKLLVERLASAGRTRDPLDLEEAIWAREAAYATGLGFGFAVPHCKSPAVAANAIAILRLAAPVAWSDDAEARLVFLLISRPDGEDEHLRIFARLARRLMDAGFRQGLLEAPDTEALLDLLRPDLSA; encoded by the coding sequence ATGGACTACGCCTTCGACTTCCCCCTGGCAGGCGGCCTCCACGCTTGGCCCGCCGCCGCCCTCCGTGAGCGGAGCGCAGCCCACTCCGCCCGCCTCGAGTTCCTGAATGAGCGCACGGGCCGGACCGCGTCCCTGGACAGCGTCCTGGGACTGCTGGCCACGGACACCCGCAAGGGCGACCCTTGCCGGATCCGGGTGGAAACCGGCGACGAGGCCGAGGCCCACCGCGACCTGGTGGCCTTCCTCCAGGGCCCCTTTCTGAGTTGCGACCGCAGCGCGGTGCCTGGGGCGCGGACCTCCTCCGTCGTCCCGCGCCTGGTGGAGCGAGCCGGCGGCCGCTGGTGGGCGGGGGTGGGCGTCTCCGAAGGCGTGGGCACCGGGCAGCTCGTGCGTCTGACCGTCGCCGCGCCCCGACCGGCCCAGGGGCTCTTGGGCGAAGCGCCGGTCGAGGTCGAACGGAAGGCTCTCCAGTTGGCTCTCGAGACGGTGGGAGACCGGCTGAAGGAGGAGATTCGGCACGCCGCGCATCCCGCTCAGCGCAGCGTGCTGGAGGTGCATCTGGCCCTCCTGGGCGATCCGACCTGGCGCGACGGCATCGAGGCCGCACTGCTGGAGGGCCTTACGGCCGCGGGCGCGGTGGAGGCTGCCACGCGGTCGGCGGAAGGCCCGCTGGCCCGCTCGGAGCATGCCGCCATCCGGGAACGGGCCCTGGATCTCCAGGATGTGGCTGACCGGTTGATCCGCGAGCTCTGCGGCGAGGATCCTGAGGCCTCCCGCCTGCGTCTCACGGCTCCCTCCGTGCTGGTGGCCGACCGGCTGGCGCCCTCAAGGCTCCTTGCCCTGGACCTCGAGCTCCTGCGGGGCCTCGTGCTGGCCGAAGGCGGCGGGACCTCCCATACGGCCATCCTCGCCCGTTCCTTCGGGATCCCCTGCGTGACCGCGCTGGTGCCGGAGGCCTTGGAAGGTCGCCGCCTGCTGGTGGACGGCCTGCGGGGCCTCGTCATCGCGGAGCCTACGCCGGAAGTCGAGGCCTACTACCGTGTCGAGGCAGAGGGCCAGCGCCAGCGGATGGGCCAGCAGAGGGGCCGCCCGGCCGCCTGGGTCGGAGCAAGGACACAGGACGGGCATGAGGTGCGCGTGCTCGGGAACATCTCCACCGCCGAGGAGACCAGCCGCGCCCTGGGGGCAGGGGCCGACGGCATCGGGTTGTTCCGCACGGAGATGCTGTTCCTCCACCGGCCGGCGCCCCCCGGGGAGGATGAGCAGGTCCAGGCCTATGGTCGGGTCCTCCGCGAAGCTGCAGGGCGGCCCGTCACCCTGAGGCTGCTCGATGTGGGGGGGGACAAGCCCCTGGCCTACCTGCCGCTGCTTCCGGAAATGAATCCCTTCCTGGGACGCCGGGGTGTCCGTTGGTATGCGGAGCAGGTGGATCTGGTGCGCACTCAGCTCAGGGCGGCCCTGCGGGCGGCGGCCCATGGCCCCCTTCGGCTCATGATCCCCATGGTGGCCGAGGTGGAGGAACTGCGCTGGGTCCGGGCCCTGATGGAGGAGGTGCGGGCTTCGCTTGTCGCGGAGGGCGTGAACCTTCCGGAAGTTCCCCTCGGCATCATGGTGGAGGTCCCCGCGGCCGCCTTGAACCTCGAGGCGCTGGGCCGGGAAGCAGATTTCCTCTCCGTGGGAACCAATGATCTGGTGCAGTACCTGTTCGCGGCGGATCGCGGGGATGCCGGCGTGGCGAAGGCCTGCCACGAGTGGCACCCGGCCACCCTGCGCCTTCTGGCCCACATCGCCCAGGGCGCGCGGGCTGCCGGAAAACCCGTGAGCATCTGCGGCGAGATGGCCAGCCGGCCGAAGCTCCTGCCCCTCCTGCTGGGCCTCGGCTTCGACGACCTCAGCGTGGCGCCCTCCGCGGTGGCCGCCATCCGGCACGCCCTCGCCCCTCTGGATCTGGAAGCCTGCCTCGACCTGACCCGGAGGGCGCTCCGGGCGGCCACAGCCACAGAGGTCGAAGGACTCCTGGACGAGGCCCTGAGGCCCGGTGTGGCTCCACCCCTTCTGGATCCGGACCTGGTGGTGCTCGAGGCCGCCTGCGGCACGAAGGAGGAGGCGATCAAGCTCCTCGTGGAGCGGCTCGCCAGCGCCGGGCGTACCCGGGATCCCCTCGATCTCGAGGAGGCCATCTGGGCCCGGGAGGCCGCCTACGCCACCGGCCTCGGCTTCGGCTTCGCGGTACCCCACTGCAAGAGCCCGGCCGTGGCCGCCAACGCCATCGCCATCCTGAGGCTGGCGGCCCCGGTCGCCTGGAGTGACGATGCCGAGGCGCGACTCGTCTTCCTCCTCATCTCGCGGCCCGACGGGGAGGACGAGCACCTCCGCATCTTCGCCCGCCTGGCCCGTCGCCTCATGGATGCGGGCTTCCGCCAGGGCCTCCTCGAAGCCCCCGACACCGAAGCCCTGCTCGACCTCCTCCGTCCGGACCTCTCGGCCTAA
- a CDS encoding flavodoxin family protein, with amino-acid sequence MGKKVLILSSSPRRGGNSDTLCDRFLAGAVEGGHAAEKVFLKDKTIGYCTGCGACTKGAKTCSQRDDMARLLDQMVHADVIVMATPVYFYTMAAQMKTLIDRTCARYQEISGKEFYFILAAADGHKKAMHRTLEGFRGFTSCLDHTQEKGVVYGTGAWEMGDIKGSPAMKEAYQMGLSL; translated from the coding sequence ATGGGGAAGAAGGTGCTCATCCTGTCCTCCAGCCCTCGGAGGGGCGGCAACTCGGACACCCTCTGCGACCGCTTCCTCGCAGGCGCCGTGGAGGGTGGCCATGCCGCCGAGAAGGTCTTCCTCAAAGACAAGACCATCGGCTACTGCACCGGCTGCGGCGCCTGCACCAAGGGGGCGAAGACGTGCTCCCAGAGGGACGACATGGCGAGGCTGCTCGACCAGATGGTCCACGCCGATGTCATCGTCATGGCCACGCCGGTCTACTTCTACACCATGGCCGCGCAGATGAAGACCCTCATTGACCGCACCTGCGCCCGCTACCAGGAGATCTCCGGCAAGGAGTTCTACTTCATCCTGGCCGCCGCCGATGGCCACAAGAAGGCGATGCACCGCACCCTCGAAGGGTTCCGGGGCTTCACCTCCTGCCTCGACCACACCCAGGAAAAGGGGGTCGTCTACGGCACCGGCGCCTGGGAGATGGGGGACATCAAGGGCAGCCCTGCCATGAAGGAGGCCTACCAGATGGGCCTGTCCCTGTAG
- a CDS encoding pyridoxamine 5'-phosphate oxidase family protein, with translation MVIPEKLIEVLKQDGVVAIATLGPDGPHMVNTWNSYIRLTEDGRLLIPAGYMKRTEANVAFNDQVLVTLGSAKVAGQHGPGTGFLIKGQAAFLTSGADFEVLKAKFTWARATLVITPESITQTL, from the coding sequence ATGGTCATCCCCGAAAAACTTATAGAAGTCCTGAAGCAGGATGGGGTGGTCGCCATCGCCACGCTGGGCCCGGACGGCCCGCACATGGTCAATACCTGGAATAGCTACATTCGCCTGACGGAAGATGGGCGGTTGCTGATCCCCGCCGGCTACATGAAGCGGACCGAGGCCAATGTCGCCTTCAACGACCAGGTGCTGGTCACCCTGGGGAGCGCCAAGGTCGCCGGCCAGCACGGCCCTGGAACAGGCTTCCTGATCAAGGGCCAAGCGGCTTTCCTCACCTCCGGGGCCGATTTCGAGGTGCTGAAGGCCAAGTTCACCTGGGCCAGGGCCACGCTGGTCATCACCCCTGAATCCATCACCCAGACCCTCTGA